Proteins encoded within one genomic window of Streptomyces profundus:
- a CDS encoding NAD kinase yields the protein MTSTPEPRTVFLLAHTGRPAAVRSAERVVAGLLSHHIGVRVLADEADDLALPVEVERIARADREGRVLDGCELLVVLGGDGTLLRGAEFARASGVPMLGVNLGRIGFLAEAERDDLEHLVDRVVARAYEVEERMTLDVSVYADGDLLHADWALNEAAVEKAARERLLEMVIEVDGRPVSGFGGDGVVCATPTGSTAYAFSAGGPVVWPEVEALLMVPISAHTLFAKPLVTAPDSVLAVEVGAHTFPGVLWCDGRRSFDLPAGTRIEVRRGAVPVRLARLHKAPFTDRLVAKFALPVAGWRGAPH from the coding sequence GTGACCAGTACCCCAGAGCCACGCACCGTGTTCCTGCTCGCCCACACCGGGCGGCCAGCCGCCGTCCGCAGCGCCGAACGCGTCGTCGCCGGGCTGCTCTCCCACCACATCGGGGTCCGGGTGCTGGCCGACGAGGCCGACGACCTGGCGCTGCCGGTCGAGGTCGAGCGGATCGCCAGGGCCGACCGCGAGGGTCGGGTGCTGGACGGCTGCGAGCTGCTGGTGGTCCTCGGCGGGGACGGCACGCTGCTGCGCGGCGCCGAGTTCGCACGGGCGTCCGGGGTGCCGATGCTGGGGGTGAACCTGGGCCGCATCGGCTTCCTCGCCGAGGCCGAGCGGGACGATCTGGAACACCTGGTGGACCGGGTGGTGGCGCGCGCCTACGAGGTGGAGGAGCGGATGACGCTGGACGTCTCCGTCTACGCCGACGGCGATCTGCTGCACGCGGACTGGGCGCTCAACGAGGCCGCCGTGGAGAAGGCGGCCAGGGAGCGGCTGCTTGAGATGGTGATCGAGGTCGACGGCCGTCCGGTGTCCGGCTTCGGCGGGGACGGCGTGGTGTGCGCGACCCCGACCGGCTCGACCGCCTACGCCTTCTCCGCCGGCGGTCCCGTGGTGTGGCCGGAGGTGGAGGCGCTGCTGATGGTGCCGATCTCGGCGCACACGCTGTTCGCCAAGCCGCTGGTCACCGCGCCCGACTCGGTGCTGGCCGTGGAGGTGGGGGCGCACACCTTCCCCGGGGTGCTGTGGTGTGACGGGCGCCGCAGCTTCGACCTGCCGGCCGGCACCAGGATCGAGGTGCGGCGAGGTGCGGTCCCGGTGCGTCTCGCGCGCCTGCACAAGGCTCCGTTCACCGACCGGTTGGTCGCCAAGTTCGCCCTGCCGGTCGCCGGCTGGCGCGGCGCTCCGCACTGA
- a CDS encoding MarR family winged helix-turn-helix transcriptional regulator has product MGLVPALVRSTFLVNTAYAESSREFGLTPQQGQLLCVLMARPYGMRELGSALGLAKSSLTGLVDRTERNGLVRRQPDPRDSRAVRVALTARGSDLVERFYAETCRRVERLSSGLSPAERGVLAGLLGRIVLDNKAPVVFLELDEDRSTTPAP; this is encoded by the coding sequence CTGGGGCTGGTGCCCGCCCTGGTCCGCTCCACGTTCTTGGTCAACACGGCGTATGCGGAGTCCAGTCGGGAGTTCGGCCTCACCCCGCAGCAGGGGCAGCTCCTGTGCGTGCTGATGGCGCGGCCCTACGGCATGAGGGAGTTGGGCAGCGCGTTGGGGCTCGCCAAGTCCAGCCTCACCGGCCTTGTCGACCGCACCGAGCGCAACGGGCTGGTGCGGCGTCAGCCGGATCCGCGTGACTCCCGCGCGGTGCGGGTCGCGCTCACCGCCAGGGGCAGCGACCTGGTCGAGCGGTTCTACGCCGAGACCTGCCGGCGGGTCGAACGACTGTCGTCCGGGCTGAGCCCCGCCGAGCGCGGCGTGCTCGCCGGGCTGCTCGGCCGGATCGTGCTGGACAACAAGGCCCCCGTGGTCTTCCTCGAACTGGACGAGGACCGTTCCACCACCCCCGCTCCCTGA
- a CDS encoding HAD hydrolase-like protein → MADSTELPRTRPAGSAQALSEAYDTALLDLDGVVYAGGVAVPHAVDALRVARGGGMRLAYVTNNAARTPETVAEHLTELGVPATADEVVTSAQAVARLIAERVPAGAPVLCAGGVGLRVALTERGLTPVDSAEDEPAAVVQGYGGPELPWGVLTEAALAVNRGVPWFASNTDLTIPSGRGIAPGNGAAVEVVRIATGHTKDPVVAGKPLPPMHRETILRTGARRPLVVGDRLDTDIEGAQAGDVDSLLVFTGVTDPATLLTAVPEHRPTYLAADLRGLLTPHPEVLPAGDGFRCGGWLATAGPDGRPEVRAVEGAEGGDPLDGLRALCAAVWTAGGVDDRSWAAGALGALGL, encoded by the coding sequence ATGGCTGATTCGACAGAACTCCCACGGACCCGTCCGGCAGGCTCCGCCCAGGCGTTGAGCGAGGCATACGACACCGCGCTGCTGGACCTGGACGGTGTGGTCTACGCGGGCGGCGTCGCCGTTCCGCACGCGGTGGACGCGCTGCGCGTCGCGCGGGGCGGTGGCATGCGGCTCGCCTATGTCACCAACAACGCGGCCCGCACCCCGGAGACCGTCGCCGAACATCTGACCGAACTCGGCGTGCCGGCCACGGCGGACGAGGTGGTGACCTCGGCGCAGGCGGTCGCCCGGCTGATCGCCGAGCGGGTGCCGGCTGGCGCGCCGGTGTTGTGCGCCGGGGGCGTGGGCCTGCGGGTGGCGCTGACCGAACGCGGGCTCACGCCCGTTGACTCGGCCGAGGACGAGCCGGCGGCCGTGGTGCAGGGCTACGGCGGTCCCGAACTGCCCTGGGGGGTGCTCACCGAGGCCGCGCTCGCGGTCAACCGGGGCGTGCCGTGGTTCGCGTCCAACACGGACCTCACCATCCCCAGCGGACGGGGCATCGCGCCCGGGAACGGGGCGGCCGTCGAGGTGGTGCGGATCGCGACCGGGCACACCAAGGACCCGGTGGTCGCGGGCAAGCCGCTGCCGCCGATGCACCGGGAGACGATCCTGCGCACCGGCGCGCGGCGCCCCCTGGTGGTGGGGGACCGGCTCGACACGGATATCGAGGGTGCCCAGGCCGGCGACGTGGACTCGCTGTTGGTGTTCACCGGGGTGACCGATCCGGCGACGCTGCTGACCGCCGTGCCCGAGCACCGGCCGACCTATCTGGCGGCCGATCTGCGCGGGCTGTTGACGCCGCATCCCGAGGTGCTGCCGGCCGGCGACGGCTTCCGCTGCGGCGGCTGGCTGGCGACGGCGGGCCCCGACGGCCGTCCGGAGGTGCGCGCGGTGGAGGGCGCGGAGGGCGGCGATCCGCTGGACGGGCTGCGCGCGCTCTGCGCGGCGGTCTGGACGGCTGGCGGCGTCGACGACCGCTCGTGGGCGGCCGGGGCGCTCGGCGCGCTCGGCCTCTGA
- a CDS encoding TlyA family RNA methyltransferase: MAATQRRLARLDAELVRRRLARSRDHARTLIEAGRVTVNGSVAGKPATQVATSAALVVREDDGDPEYVSRGGHKLAGALAAFTPRGLRVAGRLALDAGASTGGFTDVLLRAGAAGVIAVDVGYGQLAWSLRADDRVTVKDRTNVRELTPEAIDGRTVGLVVGDLSFIPLGLVLPALVRCAEPDADLVVMVKPQFEVGRERLGSGGVVRSAALREEAVTGVAVRAAELGLGVLGIVASPLPGPSGNVEYFLWLRARAPALDPADVHRAVSEGPQ, from the coding sequence GTGGCAGCGACACAGCGACGGCTCGCCCGGCTCGACGCGGAACTGGTGCGCCGCAGACTGGCCCGTTCCCGCGACCACGCCAGAACCCTGATCGAGGCCGGCCGGGTGACCGTCAACGGCTCGGTCGCCGGCAAGCCCGCCACCCAGGTCGCCACCAGCGCCGCGCTGGTGGTGCGCGAGGACGACGGGGATCCGGAGTACGTCTCGCGCGGTGGCCACAAACTGGCCGGCGCGCTGGCCGCGTTCACCCCCCGAGGGCTGCGGGTCGCCGGCCGGCTGGCGCTGGACGCCGGCGCCTCCACGGGCGGCTTCACCGATGTGCTGCTGCGGGCCGGCGCGGCCGGGGTGATCGCCGTCGACGTCGGCTACGGCCAACTCGCCTGGTCGCTGCGGGCCGACGACCGGGTCACCGTCAAGGACCGTACCAACGTACGGGAGTTGACGCCGGAGGCCATCGACGGGCGGACGGTCGGTCTGGTCGTCGGGGATCTGTCGTTCATTCCGCTGGGGCTCGTGCTGCCGGCGTTGGTGCGCTGCGCCGAGCCTGACGCCGATCTGGTGGTGATGGTCAAGCCACAGTTCGAGGTCGGCCGCGAGCGGTTGGGCAGCGGCGGCGTGGTGCGTTCGGCGGCGCTGCGGGAGGAGGCCGTGACCGGGGTCGCGGTGCGTGCCGCCGAGCTGGGCCTCGGGGTCCTCGGCATCGTCGCGAGCCCACTTCCTGGCCCCTCGGGCAATGTTGAATACTTCCTTTGGCTGCGTGCCAGGGCACCCGCGCTGGATCCGGCCGACGTCCACCGTGCCGTGTCGGAAGGCCCACAGTGA
- a CDS encoding DUF1015 family protein — translation MHVAGLTLAPFHAVRYQPRRVADLAAVTSPPYDVVVKPDGLHRLETAEPHNVVRLILPKGSDHRAAARRLRHWRASGVLTADPLPGLYVYEQRRGPDTVLQRGLLGSLALTPPEAGLVLPHEDVMPEVVAERAALTRATAANLEPLLLSYRGDPEGPAARAVDAATEGEPLLATTTPNGIEHRVWAIHDPARQASINAELARHRALIADGHHRWATARRLNDEHHGNPPWDRTLVLLVDTARFPLRVQAIHRVLPWLPPAAALDRLADAFRVRPLRSTRLPEALEVLRDAAGPALLLAGGDEGAFHLLDRPAPELLERTVRHDRPPLWRGLDATVLHAALLNRLWTPRPGDIGPTNPRYLHDAPSAVAQARQSGGSAVLLRPVAETTVRQLAEAGVTMPQKSTSFGPKPASGLVLRDLSDETEGPIADQT, via the coding sequence ATGCATGTCGCGGGCCTCACCCTCGCCCCGTTCCACGCCGTACGCTACCAACCACGTCGCGTCGCCGACCTGGCCGCCGTCACCTCACCCCCGTATGACGTCGTGGTCAAGCCGGACGGACTGCACCGCCTGGAGACCGCCGAACCCCACAACGTGGTGCGGCTGATCCTGCCCAAGGGCTCCGACCACCGCGCCGCGGCCCGGCGGCTGCGCCACTGGCGCGCCTCCGGCGTGCTGACGGCCGATCCCCTCCCCGGCCTCTATGTGTACGAACAGCGCCGGGGCCCGGACACCGTGCTCCAGCGCGGCCTCCTCGGCTCGCTCGCGCTGACCCCGCCCGAGGCCGGCCTGGTGCTGCCGCACGAGGACGTGATGCCCGAGGTGGTGGCCGAACGCGCGGCCCTGACACGGGCCACGGCCGCGAACCTCGAACCGCTGCTCCTCTCCTACCGGGGCGATCCCGAAGGGCCGGCCGCCCGCGCCGTCGACGCGGCGACCGAGGGCGAACCGCTGCTCGCGACCACCACGCCCAACGGCATCGAACACCGCGTCTGGGCCATCCACGACCCCGCCCGACAGGCGTCGATCAACGCGGAGTTGGCCCGCCACCGGGCCCTGATCGCGGACGGCCACCACCGGTGGGCCACCGCCAGGCGCCTCAACGACGAGCACCACGGGAACCCGCCGTGGGACCGCACCCTGGTCCTGCTCGTCGACACGGCGCGCTTCCCGCTGCGGGTGCAGGCGATCCACCGGGTGCTGCCCTGGCTGCCGCCGGCCGCCGCTCTCGACCGTCTCGCGGACGCCTTCCGGGTCCGCCCGCTCCGTTCCACGCGACTGCCCGAGGCCCTGGAGGTGTTGCGGGACGCCGCGGGCCCCGCCCTCCTTCTCGCCGGCGGGGACGAGGGCGCGTTCCATCTTCTCGACCGCCCCGCCCCCGAGTTGCTGGAGCGCACCGTGCGCCACGACCGGCCACCGCTCTGGCGCGGCCTGGACGCCACCGTCCTGCACGCCGCCCTGCTGAACCGCCTCTGGACGCCCCGCCCCGGGGACATCGGCCCCACCAACCCCCGCTATCTCCACGACGCCCCGAGCGCCGTCGCCCAGGCCCGGCAGTCGGGCGGCAGCGCCGTGCTGCTCCGCCCGGTCGCCGAGACGACGGTCCGTCAACTCGCCGAGGCCGGCGTGACCATGCCGCAGAAGTCCACCTCGTTCGGGCCCAAACCGGCCAGTGGCCTGGTGCTCCGCGATCTGTCGGACGAGACCGAAGGCCCGATTGCCGACCAAACTTAG
- the recN gene encoding DNA repair protein RecN, translated as MVVSVLEEMRIKGLGVIDDAVVELSSGFTAVTGETGAGKTMVVTSLGLLLGGRADAAYVRIGASSAVVEGRLHVPAGGPAARRAEEAGAELDEGALLISRTISAEGRSRAHVGGRTVPAGLLAELGEDLVAVHGQTDQQGLLRPARQREALDRYAGEPVAEPLVDYQQTYQRLRSVAGELAELTTRARERAQEADLLRYGLDEISAAEPRQGEDAELAAEAERLGHVEALAGAAAQAHGALAGDPADPESLDAVTLVGGAHRALEAVRAHDRSLAELADRLGEVGILLSDAAGELAGYGDGLEADPRRLAAVEERRATLGHLIRKYGDGSADGAGAVLSWAETSAARVAELEGDDDRIGELTAERDNLRHRLTELALALSEARAQAAKRFADAVTEELAQLAMPHARVQVALRQTEAAGGPETADDVIELHGRPVHFGPHGADEVELLLAPHPGAQPRPIAKGASGGELSRVMLAVEVVFADVAPVPTYLFDEVDAGVGGKAAVEVGRRLARLADAAQVVVVTHLPQVAAFADRHLVVEKTHDGTVTSSGVRSVHGEGRVRELSRMLAGQEDSELARAHAEELLATAAAQLRERGR; from the coding sequence ATGGTCGTATCCGTGTTGGAGGAAATGCGGATCAAGGGTCTTGGCGTGATCGACGACGCCGTGGTCGAGCTGTCCTCCGGATTCACCGCGGTCACGGGTGAGACCGGAGCGGGCAAGACCATGGTGGTGACGAGTCTCGGTCTGCTGCTCGGCGGCCGGGCCGACGCCGCCTATGTGCGGATCGGCGCCTCGTCCGCCGTGGTGGAGGGCCGGCTCCACGTCCCCGCGGGTGGGCCAGCGGCCCGCCGGGCCGAGGAGGCGGGCGCCGAGCTCGACGAAGGGGCGCTGTTGATCAGCCGCACCATCTCCGCCGAGGGCCGCTCCCGCGCGCATGTCGGCGGCCGGACCGTCCCGGCGGGACTGCTCGCCGAACTCGGCGAGGACCTCGTCGCCGTGCACGGCCAGACCGACCAGCAGGGGCTGCTGCGGCCGGCCCGGCAGCGGGAGGCCCTGGACCGCTACGCGGGGGAGCCCGTCGCCGAGCCGCTCGTCGACTACCAGCAGACCTACCAACGGCTGCGCTCCGTCGCCGGCGAACTGGCCGAGCTCACCACCCGCGCCAGGGAGCGCGCCCAGGAGGCCGACCTGCTGCGCTACGGCCTCGACGAGATCAGCGCCGCCGAGCCGCGTCAGGGCGAGGACGCCGAACTGGCGGCCGAGGCCGAGCGGCTCGGCCATGTCGAGGCCCTGGCCGGCGCCGCCGCCCAGGCCCATGGCGCGCTGGCCGGCGATCCGGCCGACCCCGAGAGCCTGGACGCCGTCACCCTCGTGGGTGGTGCGCACCGGGCGCTGGAGGCGGTCCGAGCCCACGACCGCTCCCTCGCCGAACTGGCCGACCGGCTCGGCGAGGTCGGCATCCTGCTCTCCGACGCGGCCGGCGAACTCGCCGGCTACGGCGACGGCCTGGAGGCCGACCCCCGCCGGTTGGCCGCCGTCGAGGAGCGCCGCGCCACGCTGGGCCACCTGATCCGCAAGTACGGCGACGGCTCCGCCGACGGCGCCGGCGCGGTGCTGAGCTGGGCGGAGACGAGCGCCGCCAGGGTCGCCGAGCTGGAGGGCGACGACGACCGCATCGGCGAGCTGACCGCCGAACGCGACAACCTGCGCCACCGGTTGACCGAGCTCGCCCTGGCCCTGAGCGAGGCCAGGGCCCAGGCCGCCAAGCGGTTCGCCGACGCGGTGACCGAGGAGCTCGCCCAACTCGCCATGCCGCACGCCCGCGTCCAGGTCGCCCTCCGCCAGACCGAGGCGGCCGGCGGCCCCGAGACGGCCGACGACGTCATCGAACTCCACGGCCGTCCGGTCCACTTCGGCCCGCACGGCGCCGACGAGGTCGAGCTGCTGCTGGCCCCGCACCCCGGCGCCCAGCCGAGGCCCATCGCGAAGGGCGCCTCCGGCGGCGAACTCTCCCGGGTGATGCTCGCCGTCGAGGTGGTCTTCGCCGATGTCGCCCCCGTCCCCACGTACCTCTTCGACGAGGTCGACGCCGGCGTCGGCGGCAAGGCGGCCGTCGAGGTCGGCCGCCGGCTGGCCCGACTCGCCGACGCGGCCCAGGTGGTGGTGGTCACCCACCTGCCGCAGGTCGCCGCCTTCGCCGACCGGCACCTCGTGGTGGAGAAGACCCACGACGGCACGGTGACCAGCTCCGGGGTCCGCTCGGTGCACGGTGAGGGACGCGTGCGGGAACTCTCCCGGATGCTCGCCGGTCAGGAGGACTCCGAACTGGCCCGCGCGCACGCCGAGGAGCTGTTGGCGACCGCCGCGGCGCAACTGCGCGAGCGGGGGCGCTGA
- a CDS encoding LacI family DNA-binding transcriptional regulator, translated as MKVSAAHPTLEAVAAHAGVSRATVSRVVNETPGVRPELRERVKRSVAELGYVPNSAARSLVTRRTGAVAVVIAEPETRVFADPFFARQLRGISRELSANNLQLLLMLLEQDADYERVARYLAGGHVDGTLMFSLHTDDPLRGIASASGLPTVFGGRPWWPGWEDDDSVLYVDTDNRDGARQAVRHLLSLGRRRIAVISGPLDQTSAVDRLAGYCDALGVERPAPELLAHGDFTVEGGMAAMAELIRRSPAPDAVFAGNDLMATGALRALRAEGLRVPEDVAVVGYDDLEPATWSDPPLTTVRQDVARMGEIMAAVLLERLNSPAVPEPVIMPVHLVVRASA; from the coding sequence GTGAAGGTGTCCGCTGCCCACCCCACGTTGGAGGCCGTGGCGGCCCACGCCGGAGTCTCCCGCGCGACCGTCTCACGGGTCGTCAACGAAACCCCCGGCGTCCGCCCGGAGTTGCGTGAGCGCGTCAAACGCTCGGTGGCCGAGCTCGGCTATGTGCCCAACAGCGCGGCCCGCAGCCTGGTCACCCGTCGGACCGGCGCGGTCGCCGTGGTGATCGCCGAGCCGGAGACGCGGGTCTTCGCCGACCCGTTCTTCGCCCGCCAACTACGCGGGATCAGCCGGGAGTTGTCGGCGAACAACCTGCAACTGCTGCTGATGCTGCTGGAGCAGGACGCGGACTACGAGCGGGTGGCCCGCTATCTGGCCGGCGGCCATGTGGACGGCACGCTGATGTTCTCGCTGCACACGGACGATCCGTTGCGCGGCATCGCCTCCGCCTCCGGGCTGCCCACCGTCTTCGGCGGTCGCCCCTGGTGGCCGGGCTGGGAGGACGACGACTCCGTGCTCTATGTCGACACGGACAACCGGGACGGCGCCCGGCAGGCGGTGCGGCATCTGCTCTCGCTGGGCCGCCGGCGGATCGCGGTGATCAGCGGTCCGCTCGACCAGACCTCGGCGGTGGACCGACTGGCCGGCTACTGCGACGCGCTGGGCGTGGAGCGGCCGGCGCCCGAGCTGCTGGCCCACGGGGACTTCACGGTCGAGGGCGGCATGGCGGCGATGGCCGAGCTGATCCGCCGCTCCCCCGCCCCGGACGCCGTCTTCGCGGGCAACGACCTGATGGCCACGGGGGCGCTACGCGCGCTGCGCGCCGAGGGGCTGCGGGTCCCCGAGGACGTGGCGGTGGTGGGCTATGACGATCTGGAGCCGGCCACCTGGTCGGACCCGCCGCTGACCACGGTCCGCCAGGATGTCGCCCGGATGGGCGAGATCATGGCCGCGGTCCTCCTGGAGCGCCTCAACTCCCCCGCCGTGCCCGAGCCGGTGATCATGCCGGTGCATCTGGTGGTGCGCGCCTCCGCGTAG
- a CDS encoding GNAT family N-acetyltransferase, translating into MRGQTFARRHPHLGEFTVRPVEPATDSPLLHRWLTHPKSAFWLMGDAQLADVRKEYDTIDGDPGRAAYVGHHDGLPTFLVESYDPAGDPVGDTYEVREGDIGMHFLVAPTDAPLPGFTLAVIDTVMRLLFADPATRRVVVEPDARNQAVHRLNEAVGFTVEKTVRLPDKEAKLSFCTRDQYLATTSQRLPGAAR; encoded by the coding sequence ATGCGCGGTCAGACCTTCGCCCGACGCCATCCACACCTCGGTGAGTTCACCGTTCGCCCCGTCGAACCAGCCACCGACAGCCCCCTGCTGCACCGGTGGCTCACCCACCCCAAATCGGCCTTCTGGCTCATGGGAGACGCCCAACTGGCCGACGTGCGCAAGGAGTACGACACCATCGACGGCGACCCCGGCCGCGCCGCCTATGTCGGGCACCACGACGGCCTGCCCACGTTCCTGGTCGAAAGCTACGACCCCGCCGGGGACCCCGTCGGCGACACCTACGAGGTGCGGGAGGGCGACATCGGGATGCACTTCCTCGTCGCCCCCACGGACGCCCCGCTCCCCGGCTTCACCCTGGCCGTGATCGACACCGTGATGCGGCTGCTCTTCGCCGACCCGGCCACCCGGCGCGTGGTCGTCGAACCCGACGCCCGCAACCAGGCGGTCCACCGGCTCAACGAAGCTGTCGGATTCACTGTCGAGAAGACCGTACGACTGCCGGACAAAGAAGCCAAACTGAGCTTCTGCACCCGCGACCAGTACCTCGCAACCACCAGCCAGCGACTCCCCGGAGCGGCCCGATGA
- a CDS encoding glycosyltransferase family 4 protein has product MSSTPPPPRRGAPLHVVQLLGSGSVGTGSHVRSLSAGLAARGLRVTACAAGSAEGRYGFVAAGARFVPVPTHSAVAAARVLRLACADADLVHAHGIRAGLLAALALRGRRVPLVVTWHARSATHGPGAQLRKLTERLVVGAATVVLGATSDLVDRARQRGARDARLAPVALSAPRRPAGGERLAEPHREKLRADLGALDRPLLVASAGFGRDPGLDLLLSASRYWLDRRPQPLLVIAGEGPERAVIRRRIARQRLPVWLLAPGEEATELLPVADLAVLAARWAGRAPLVDDALRRGVPLVATAVGGVPEVVGGAAALVPYGKPAALGSAVNALLDDPARRATLAEAGPARARTWPTEDTTVAQVLSVYDELTSAR; this is encoded by the coding sequence GTGAGCAGCACCCCCCCACCGCCGCGCCGAGGCGCGCCCTTGCACGTGGTGCAACTCCTGGGCAGCGGCAGCGTGGGGACCGGCAGCCATGTGCGTTCCCTCTCCGCCGGCCTGGCCGCGCGCGGGCTGCGGGTCACCGCCTGCGCGGCCGGCTCCGCCGAGGGGCGGTACGGCTTCGTCGCAGCCGGCGCCCGCTTCGTGCCCGTACCGACCCACTCCGCCGTCGCCGCGGCCCGCGTGTTGCGGCTGGCCTGCGCCGACGCCGATCTGGTGCACGCCCACGGCATACGCGCCGGCCTGCTGGCGGCACTGGCGCTCCGCGGCCGGCGCGTTCCCCTGGTGGTCACCTGGCACGCCCGCTCGGCCACCCACGGGCCCGGCGCCCAACTGCGCAAACTGACCGAGCGGTTGGTGGTCGGCGCGGCCACCGTGGTGCTCGGCGCCACCTCCGACCTGGTGGATCGGGCGCGTCAACGGGGCGCGCGTGACGCGCGCCTGGCGCCCGTCGCGCTCTCCGCGCCCCGGCGTCCCGCCGGCGGGGAACGCCTCGCCGAGCCGCACCGCGAGAAGCTCCGCGCCGACCTGGGCGCGCTTGACCGGCCGTTGCTGGTCGCCTCGGCCGGTTTCGGCCGGGATCCGGGCCTCGACCTGCTGCTCAGCGCCTCCCGCTACTGGCTCGACCGGCGTCCGCAACCCCTGCTCGTCATCGCGGGGGAGGGCCCCGAGCGGGCCGTGATCCGCCGCCGCATCGCCAGGCAGCGGCTGCCCGTGTGGCTGCTCGCGCCGGGCGAGGAAGCCACCGAGCTGCTGCCCGTCGCCGACCTGGCCGTCCTGGCGGCGCGGTGGGCCGGCCGGGCGCCGCTGGTGGACGACGCGCTGCGGCGCGGCGTTCCGCTGGTCGCGACCGCGGTGGGCGGCGTGCCCGAAGTGGTGGGCGGCGCCGCGGCGTTGGTCCCCTACGGCAAGCCGGCCGCGCTCGGCTCGGCGGTGAACGCGCTGCTGGACGACCCGGCCCGGCGCGCCACGTTGGCCGAGGCCGGCCCGGCCCGCGCCCGCACCTGGCCCACCGAGGACACCACCGTCGCCCAGGTCCTCAGCGTCTACGACGAACTGACGTCCGCCCGCTGA